A section of the Arabiibacter massiliensis genome encodes:
- the nrfD gene encoding NrfD/PsrC family molybdoenzyme membrane anchor subunit yields the protein MFDSLITCYLFLGGAGGGALAILAVLEAVRAAWPRRTGLPDELFQRAWPLCAVTLGAGIVCLAADLGRFDRVLAFVVTPRPTPLVVGAYALAVALVCALAFSGLALLDNARPPRWARLALAALGLAAGLVTAAYTGVLLQGLASVLFWQTPLLPVVFTLSSLSCGVALALLAAAFVEARRPFVRPLSRLVRADGALIALEAACLAGYLALAAMDGGTAPAAFALLAGELAAPFWGGVAVAGLAVPFAMERLLTHGNHRSQLLWIAAFVLAGGFALRLCFVQAGLFDVTQMPEALFGLAAG from the coding sequence GTGTTCGATTCGCTCATAACCTGCTATCTCTTCCTGGGCGGGGCCGGCGGCGGCGCGCTTGCGATCCTCGCCGTGCTCGAGGCCGTGCGGGCCGCTTGGCCGCGACGCACGGGGCTGCCCGACGAGCTTTTCCAGCGCGCCTGGCCCCTGTGCGCCGTGACGCTGGGCGCAGGCATCGTATGCCTGGCGGCCGACCTGGGGCGGTTCGACCGGGTGCTCGCCTTCGTCGTCACGCCGCGACCCACGCCGCTTGTGGTGGGCGCCTACGCGCTTGCGGTCGCGCTCGTCTGCGCGCTCGCGTTCTCGGGCCTCGCGCTCCTCGACAACGCGCGGCCGCCCCGCTGGGCGCGCCTCGCGCTCGCGGCGCTCGGGCTGGCGGCGGGCCTCGTCACGGCCGCGTATACGGGCGTGCTCTTGCAGGGGCTCGCCTCGGTGCTGTTCTGGCAGACGCCGCTTCTGCCGGTTGTGTTCACGCTCTCGTCGCTGTCGTGCGGGGTGGCGCTCGCGCTTCTGGCGGCGGCGTTCGTGGAGGCGCGCCGGCCGTTCGTGCGCCCGCTTTCCCGGCTCGTGCGGGCGGACGGGGCGCTCATCGCGCTCGAGGCCGCGTGCCTGGCCGGCTACCTCGCGCTCGCGGCGATGGACGGCGGCACGGCTCCGGCCGCCTTCGCGCTCCTGGCGGGCGAGCTGGCCGCGCCGTTCTGGGGAGGCGTGGCGGTGGCGGGGCTCGCCGTCCCCTTCGCCATGGAGCGCCTCCTCACGCACGGCAACCACCGCTCGCAGCTTCTGTGGATCGCCGCATTCGTGCTGGCGGGCGGGTTCGCGCTTCGGCTCTGCTTCGTGCAGGCCGGGCTGTTCGATGTGACGCAGATGCCGGAGGCCCTGTTCGGGCTTGCGGCGGGATAG
- a CDS encoding helix-turn-helix domain-containing protein has translation MPESKGRHLTKENREVIEEGIRSRDSARAIAKRIDVSPSTVTREARAHRTVRQRKMSRGENASARCAKSQSCQASGTACKRCSTALTACKRCKTRPCVLACPDFEPKMCPTTQKWPYVCPEGCPKRGWCAYPKCSYDAGDAHAAYRGTLSASRSGICISQEELDAMNAIVVPLSKQGQSFEAIWAAHAAELPVCVRSAYNYQAKGEVGLTSLDMPRKARLLPRRKPNGKGGDADAPRERVDRAGRAYADFLELALAERVRVVQGDSVEGYQGNATDILSLHVVARSFQFYLKKRHGDPAAVVAWLDVIERALGSPAAFEEIFGILLFDRGVEFDDWAGVERSCLVEGARRARVFYCDAMQSNQKAQAERNHERLRRILPKHRSDFDALSVWDVAVCASHVNSYPLARASGKCPFEVAEGLIPRVLFDELGYERVPADEVVLKPYLMAHAVEQ, from the coding sequence ATGCCTGAATCGAAGGGAAGGCATCTCACGAAGGAGAACAGGGAGGTGATCGAGGAGGGGATCCGCAGCCGCGACTCGGCGAGGGCTATCGCCAAGAGGATCGACGTCAGCCCCTCGACCGTGACCCGCGAGGCCAGGGCGCACAGGACCGTGAGGCAGAGGAAGATGTCGAGGGGCGAGAACGCCTCCGCGAGGTGCGCCAAAAGCCAGTCGTGCCAGGCGAGCGGCACCGCCTGCAAGAGGTGCTCGACCGCGCTCACGGCATGCAAGAGGTGCAAGACGCGCCCGTGCGTCCTTGCGTGCCCGGACTTCGAGCCCAAGATGTGCCCGACCACGCAGAAGTGGCCCTACGTCTGCCCCGAGGGCTGCCCGAAGCGCGGGTGGTGCGCCTACCCCAAGTGCTCCTACGACGCGGGCGACGCCCACGCGGCGTACCGCGGGACGCTGAGCGCGTCGAGGAGCGGCATCTGCATCTCGCAAGAGGAGCTCGACGCGATGAACGCCATCGTCGTCCCCCTCTCCAAGCAGGGGCAGAGCTTCGAGGCGATCTGGGCCGCGCATGCGGCCGAGCTGCCGGTGTGCGTGCGCAGCGCCTACAACTACCAGGCGAAAGGAGAGGTCGGCCTGACGAGCCTCGACATGCCGCGCAAGGCGCGCCTGCTCCCGCGCCGGAAGCCGAATGGGAAGGGCGGGGACGCCGACGCGCCCCGCGAGAGGGTGGACCGCGCGGGGCGCGCCTACGCCGACTTCCTCGAGCTCGCCCTCGCCGAGCGCGTCCGCGTCGTGCAGGGCGACTCGGTGGAGGGGTATCAGGGAAACGCCACGGATATTTTGAGCCTGCACGTCGTCGCCCGCTCCTTCCAATTCTACCTGAAGAAGCGCCATGGCGACCCCGCGGCGGTCGTCGCATGGCTCGACGTCATAGAGCGCGCCTTGGGCTCGCCTGCGGCTTTCGAGGAGATCTTCGGAATCCTCCTCTTCGACCGAGGGGTCGAGTTCGACGACTGGGCCGGCGTGGAGCGCTCGTGCCTGGTGGAGGGCGCGCGCCGGGCCCGGGTGTTCTACTGCGACGCGATGCAGTCCAACCAGAAGGCCCAGGCGGAGCGCAACCACGAGCGCCTCAGGCGAATCCTGCCCAAGCACCGCAGCGACTTCGACGCGCTCAGCGTGTGGGACGTGGCGGTGTGCGCGAGCCACGTGAACTCCTACCCGCTCGCCCGCGCGTCGGGCAAGTGCCCCTTCGAGGTCGCCGAGGGGCTGATCCCCAGGGTGCTTTTCGACGAGCTGGGCTACGAGCGGGTGCCCGCCGACGAGGTCGTGCTGAAACCGTATCTGATGGCCCACGCGGTGGAGCAGTAG
- a CDS encoding diguanylate cyclase, producing the protein MYRKKLSIASLGLEQRALDALAAVEPLDRFEHDLRRIDAFDAEALATCDIAVVDLARLPHASVRDLAPLAARRREERPGRFGALAVVAPQDAVAGWKADDLALVDAVWPSPLEPARAAFELERLLRAAKQEADLRFVRTCLNTAIDSTPELIWFKDARGAHLKVNDAFCATVEKTKEQVEGRGHYYIWDITPDEYAQGEYVCLESEDETMAAGRTCLFDEQVKTKRGMRQFKTYKSPLFDEDGRTMGTVGIAHDVTDLHNIATELEVFINSMPFAIVVLDTDDSIININDKTEEYFAVKRAEVLGGNFDLWRRRVLGDDVVDANDFADDSSFSARIAGVDKVFEINDRAILDVFGNETGHLRIYRDVTVERELERRAIENARTDYLTGLFNRRYFYEYLEERGRDEPLAIVALDLDDFKGINDRFGHDVGDEALLKAGTLLRETFPDDTVIRWGGDEFVVAAFGERSLADLRARSERLLARLVAESQADGAPQAVSGSIGIAVTDDASLSIDELMRRSDEALYRAKRLGKSQCRVHGEEERA; encoded by the coding sequence ATGTACCGCAAAAAGCTCAGCATCGCCTCGCTCGGCCTGGAGCAGCGCGCGCTCGACGCGCTGGCGGCCGTCGAGCCGCTCGACCGCTTCGAGCACGACCTGCGCCGCATCGACGCCTTCGACGCCGAGGCACTCGCGACGTGCGACATCGCCGTGGTGGACCTCGCACGCCTTCCGCACGCCTCCGTCCGCGATCTCGCACCGCTCGCCGCGCGGCGCCGCGAGGAGCGCCCGGGCCGCTTCGGCGCCCTCGCCGTCGTCGCGCCGCAGGACGCCGTCGCAGGCTGGAAGGCCGACGACCTCGCGCTCGTCGACGCCGTGTGGCCCTCCCCGCTCGAGCCCGCCCGCGCGGCCTTCGAGCTGGAACGCCTCCTGCGCGCGGCCAAGCAGGAGGCCGATCTGCGCTTTGTCCGCACCTGCCTGAACACCGCCATCGACTCGACGCCCGAGCTCATCTGGTTCAAGGATGCCCGTGGCGCGCACCTCAAGGTGAACGACGCCTTCTGCGCCACCGTCGAGAAGACGAAGGAGCAGGTGGAGGGCCGCGGCCACTACTACATCTGGGACATCACGCCCGACGAGTACGCGCAGGGCGAGTACGTGTGCCTGGAATCCGAGGACGAGACGATGGCCGCCGGCCGCACGTGCCTGTTCGACGAGCAGGTGAAGACCAAGCGCGGCATGCGGCAGTTCAAGACGTACAAGTCGCCCCTGTTCGACGAGGACGGCCGCACCATGGGCACGGTGGGCATCGCCCACGATGTCACCGACCTGCACAACATCGCCACCGAGCTGGAGGTGTTCATCAACAGCATGCCCTTCGCCATCGTCGTGCTCGATACCGACGACAGCATCATCAACATCAACGACAAGACCGAGGAGTATTTCGCCGTGAAGCGCGCGGAGGTGCTCGGCGGCAACTTCGACCTGTGGCGGCGGCGCGTGCTCGGCGACGACGTGGTGGACGCGAACGACTTCGCCGACGACAGCTCGTTCTCGGCGCGCATCGCGGGCGTCGACAAGGTGTTCGAGATCAACGATCGCGCCATCCTCGACGTGTTCGGCAACGAGACCGGCCATCTGCGCATCTACCGCGACGTGACCGTGGAGCGCGAGCTCGAGCGGCGCGCGATCGAGAACGCCCGCACCGACTACCTGACGGGCCTGTTCAACCGCCGCTACTTCTACGAGTACCTCGAGGAGCGCGGCCGCGACGAGCCCCTGGCCATCGTCGCGCTCGATTTGGACGACTTCAAGGGCATCAACGACCGCTTCGGCCACGATGTGGGCGACGAGGCGCTGCTCAAGGCGGGAACGCTTCTGCGCGAGACGTTCCCCGACGACACGGTCATCCGCTGGGGAGGCGACGAGTTCGTGGTGGCCGCGTTCGGCGAGCGCAGCCTGGCCGACCTGCGCGCGCGATCGGAGCGGCTGCTCGCGCGCCTCGTGGCCGAGTCGCAAGCCGACGGCGCGCCCCAGGCGGTGAGCGGCAGCATCGGCATCGCCGTCACCGACGATGCCAGCCTGTCCATCGACGAGCTCATGCGCCGAAGCGACGAGGCCCTCTACCGCGCCAAGCGCCTCGGCAAGTCCCAATGCCGCGTGCACGGCGAGGAGGAGCGGGCGTGA